A DNA window from Arachis duranensis cultivar V14167 chromosome 3, aradu.V14167.gnm2.J7QH, whole genome shotgun sequence contains the following coding sequences:
- the LOC107477364 gene encoding histone acetyltransferase MCC1, whose translation MVAPKFSTKPKICYRPIRPSDLETLEHIHTKLFPIRYEATFFHDVVNGCDIVSWGVVDSNRPDGRCDELIGFVTARVVFAKESEIVDLLGYDSAKSDQTLVYILTLGVVDTYRNLGIASSLIKEVIKYASSIPTCRAVYLHVISYNNPAIFLYKKMSFKCIRRLQGFYLINGQHYDSYLFMYYVNGGRSPCSPLELLAAIVSYLRSGFKLMAARLCKSDDRKISKWAKCKESHSLVSPTHNKRNLAVECTGYDVV comes from the exons ATGGTAGCCCCAAAATTTTCTACTAAGCCAAAAATATGCTACAGGCCCATTCGACCTTCTGACTTAGAGACTTTAGAGCATATCCATACGAAACTGTTTCCCATCAG GTATGAAGCTACTTTCTTCCACGATGTGGTAAATGGATGTGACATTGTGTCATGGGGAGTTGTAGACTCTAATCGACCAGATGGCCGGTGTGATGAGCTCATTGGATTTGTGACAGCACGGGTTGTTTTTGCGAAAGAAAGCGAG ATAGTGGATCTGCTTGGATATGACTCGGCCAAATCAGATCAAACTTTAGTTTACATTCTGACACTTGGAGTAGTGGATACTTATAGGAATCTTGGAATAG CATCTTCTCTGATTAAGGAGGTCATAAAATATGCTTCAAGCATTCCAACATGCCGAGCTGTTTATTTGCACGTAATTTCTTACAACAACCCGGCAATCTTTTTGTACAAGAAAATGTCTTTCAAGTGCATAAGGAGGCTGCAGggattttatttaatcaatGGCCAACATTATGATTCATACTTGTTCATGTACTATGTAAATGGGGGACGATCTCCTTGCTCACCATT AGAGCTACTTGCCGCAATAGTAAGTTACTTGAGGAGCGGCTTTAAGTTGATGGCTGCAAGGCTGTGCAAGAGTGACGACAGGAAGATCTCAAAGTGGGCAAAGTGTAAAGAAAGCCATTCTCTTGTGTCCCCAACACATAACAAGAGAAACCTAGCAGTGGAGTGTACTGGATATGATGTTGTTTAA
- the LOC107477423 gene encoding cation/H(+) antiporter 19-like — protein sequence MPTPTPPNSSTCSTPMKAVSNGAFQHENPLDFALPLLILQICLVVAFTRFLALICRPLKQPRVIAEIIGGILLGPSAIGRNEKFLKTVFPNKSLTVLETLANVGLLFFLFLVGLELDLSSIRKTGAKALCIALAGITFPFVLGIGTSFALKATISKGTNPTPFLLFMGVALSITAFPVLARILAELKLLTTDVGRIAMSAAAVNDVAAWILLALAIALSGSETSPLISLWVLLCGAGFVLFAIFAVKPILNIMAKHSLEGEPVKETYICFTLTLVLACSFVTDAIGIHALFGAFVVGVIVPKDGPFAEVLTEKIEDIVTGLFLPLYFVSSGLKTDVASIRGALSWGLLALVIFTACFGKVIGTFSVSLLCKVPFREALALGFLMNTKGLVELIVLNIGKDRKVLNDQAFAICVLMALFTTFITTPIVMAVYKPARRGVPYEHKMIQRKDPDTELRVLACFHSNRNIPTLINLIESSRGTRRRGKLCIYAMHLMELSERPSAITMVHKARNNGLPFWNKIHDGKDNLVIAFQAFGPLSSVNVRPMTAISSLSNIHEDICASAHQKRAAMILLPFHKHQRIDGTMESLGHAFRMVNKNVLSHAPCSVGILVDRGLGGERQVPASDVSYNVVAAFFGGRDDREALAYGMRLAEHPGILLTVIKFIAPPGQTFAFGANLVGLTANKDKKVITVADGTTIEEDKREDDQFWSEFLSVCSSSEESIVYEERLVENKDDVKNVLMEKNRSNLVLVGRIPQVAPLVNTSDCSELGPVGSYLASSDFSTSASVVVFQQYNPKSDVHPLVLEVSDYSNMPDTPNHPL from the exons ATGCCCACTCCTACTCCTCCTAATTCTTCAACATGTTCAACACCAATGAAAGCTGTATCCAATGGAGCATTCCAACATGAAAACCCTTTGGATTTTGCACTTCCATTGTTGATCCTTCAGATATGTTTGGTTGTTGCCTTCACCAGATTCCTTGCACTGATTTGCAGGCCTCTCAAACAACCTAGAGTCATTGCAGAAATCATT GGTGGAATACTACTTGGGCCATCTGCAATTGGGAGAAATGAGAAATTCCTTAAGACAGTTTTCCCCAACAAAAGTTTAACTGTTCTTGAGACATTAGCCAATGTTGGtcttttgttcttcttgtttcTGGTTGGTCTTGAGCTAGACCTTAGTTCGATTCGAAAAACAGGAGCTAAGGCCTTGTGCATAGCCCTTGCAGGGATCACATTCCCTTTTGTACTTGGCATTGGAACATCATTTGCTCTCAAAGCCACCATTTCCAAAGGTACTAATCCAACACCATTCCTTCTCTTCATGGGAGTTGCACTCTCAATCACAGCCTTTCCAGTCCTAGCTCGCATCCTGGCTGAGCTTAAACTCCTCACAACTGATGTTGGACGCATAGCAATGTCAGCTGCAGCTGTCAATGATGTTGCAGCATGGATACTACTTGCTCTGGCCATAGCCCTCTCTGGCTCAGAAACTTCCCCCTTGATTTCACTTTGGGTCTTGCTTTGTGGTGCTGGTTTTGTTCTCTTTGCCATCTTTGCCGTTAAACCAATTCTTAACATAATGGCTAAGCATTCGCTTGAGGGCGAGCCGGTGAAGGAGACCTACATATGCTTTACCTTGACACTAGTCCTGGCTTGCAGCTTTGTCACGGATGCCATTGGCATCCACGCGCTCTTTGGCGCATTTGTAGTAGGCGTAATTGTTCCCAAGGATGGCCCTTTTGCTGAGGTATTGACAGAGAAGATAGAAGACATTGTAACAGGCCTTTTCTTACCACTGTATTTTGTGTCAAGTGGATTGAAGACTGATGTGGCAAGTATAAGAGGAGCACTTTCTTGGGGATTGCTAGCACTAGTTATATTCACTGCTTGCTTTGGAAAGGTCATTGGCACATTCTCTGTTTCATTGTTATGTAAAGTTCCTTTTAGAGAAGCCTTGGCACTTGGATTTCTCATGAACACCAAGGGATTGGTGGAGCTCATTGTTCTCAACATTGGCAAGGATCGCAAG GTATTGAATGATCAGGCATTTGCAATATGTGTTTTGATGGCATTGTTCACCACCTTCATCACAACTCCAATAGTTATGGCAGTGTATAAGCCAGCTCGAAGAGGAGTACCATACGAGCATAAGATGATCCAGCGCAAGGATCCTGACACTGAGCTTCGGGTACTAGCTTGCTTCCATAGCAACCGGAATATTCCTACCTTGATCAATTTGATAGAGTCATCAAGGGGAACTAGAAGGCGAGGGAAACTTTGCATATATGCTATGCATTTGATGGAACTCTCAGAGAGACCTTCAGCCATCACAATGGTTCATAAGGCGCGCAACAATGGACTTCCCTTTTGGAACAAAATACATGATGGCAAAGATAATTTGGTGATCGCATTTCAGGCTTTTGGACCCCTAAGCAGCGTCAATGTTCGCCCCATGACAGCAATCTCTTCTCTCAGTAATATTCATGAGGATATCTGCGCCAGCGCGCACCAAAAGAGAGCAGCAATGATTCTCCTCCCATTCCACAAACACCAACGCATTGATGGGACTATGGAGTCACTAGGACATGCATTTCGGATGGTGAATAAGAATGTCCTGAGCCATGCTCCTTGCTCCGTGGGAATTTTGGTTGATCGTGGCCTTGGAGGGGAAAGACAAGTTCCAGCCAGTGATGTTTCCTACAATGTAGTGGCTGCATTCTTTGGAGGACGTGATGACCGCGAAGCACTAGCCTATGGTATGAGATTGGCTGAGCATCCCGGAATTTTGCTTACTGTCATCAAGTTTATAGCTCCACCAGGGCAGACATTCGCCTTTGGTGCCAACTTGGTTGGTCTAACAGCAAACAAGGACAAGAAGGTAATAACTGTGGCTGATGGAACAACCATTGAAGAAGATAAAAGAGAGGATGACCAGTTTTGGTCTGAGTTCTTAAGTGTATGCAGTAGTAGTGAAGAATCTATAGTGTATGAGGAAAGGTTGGTGGAAAACAAAGATGATGTTAAAAATGTATTGATGGAAAAGAATAGGAGCAATCTAGTTTTGGTAGGTAGGATTCCACAAGTAGCACCTTTGGTAAACACAAGTGATTGTTCAGAGCTTGGTCCTGTTGGAAGCTACTTGGCTTCTTCAGATTTCTCCACTTCTGCTTCTGTTGTAGTATTTCAGCAATATAATCCAAAATCAGACGTACACCCATTGGTACTGGAGGTTTCTGATTACTCAAATATGCCAGATACACCAAATCATCCTTTGTAG
- the LOC107477439 gene encoding norbelladine synthase, with product MFGKVEHELELEVAACEAWKLFGTLEIAKFVEKEMPQIFQKVELTEGDGALGTVLKLTFVPGIPGPPSYKEKFTKIDNEKRIKETEVVEGGYLELGFTLFRVRFEVIEKGEDSSIIKSTIEYELKEDHAANESLVSTQILANIAELAKNYLNKNKAPK from the exons ATGTTTGGGAAGGTTGAGCATGAACTAGAGCTTGAGGTGGCAGCATGTGAAGCATGGAAGCTGTTTGGGACACTTGAGATTGCAAAATTTGTTGAGAAAGAGATGCCACAAATCTTTCAGAAGGTGGAGTTGACTGAAGGAGATGGTGCTCTTGGAACTGTTCTCAAACTAACTTTTGTTCCag GCATTCCGGGGCCACCAAGTTACAAGGAGAAGTTCACAAAGATTGATAATGAGAAACGCATAAAGGAAACAGAGGTAGTTGAAGGTGGGTACTTGGAGTTAGGGTTCACTCTATTTAGGGTTAGATTTGAAGTGATTGAAAAAGGTGAAGATTCAAGCATAATCAAATCCACAATTGAGTATGAACTCAAAGAAGATCATGCTGCTAATGAATCACTTGTTTCCACTCAGATACTTGCAAATATTGCTGAACTTGCAAAGAATTATCTCAACAAAAACAAGGCTCCAAAATAA